Proteins found in one Subtercola endophyticus genomic segment:
- a CDS encoding IS481 family transposase has translation MSHANAALTPRHRLRIARLIIDDGWPVAHAAAQFNVSWPTAKRWADRYAAMGAAGVVDRSSRPHYSPTRTRQQLVRKIGHLRWKQRLGPVAIGAKLGMPASTVHAVLVRCRLNRLGYIDKHTGEVVRRYEHDTPGSLIHVDVTKFGNIPDGGGHRYVGRQQGRRNRAATVGIVRDARYEPRPGKEFVHTVIDDHSRVAYAEIHADETAATAAAVLQRAVSWFAARGVTVQRVLSDNGSAYKSHLWRDTCAELGITPKKTRPYRPQTNGKIERFHRTLADGWAYKRFYPTETARRNALPAWLHEYNHHRPHTAIGSHPPISRLTNLPEQYN, from the coding sequence GTGTCTCACGCTAACGCAGCTCTCACCCCACGTCACCGTCTCCGCATCGCGCGCCTGATAATCGATGACGGCTGGCCCGTCGCTCATGCCGCGGCGCAATTCAATGTTTCCTGGCCTACGGCGAAGCGTTGGGCCGACAGATACGCGGCGATGGGCGCAGCGGGTGTCGTGGATCGTTCTTCTCGCCCGCACTACAGCCCAACCAGGACCCGGCAGCAGCTCGTGCGGAAAATTGGGCATCTGCGGTGGAAGCAGCGCCTGGGCCCGGTCGCGATCGGCGCGAAGCTCGGGATGCCAGCATCAACAGTGCACGCCGTTCTCGTGCGGTGTCGGCTGAACCGGCTCGGCTACATCGATAAACACACCGGTGAGGTCGTCCGCCGCTACGAACATGACACTCCGGGCTCGTTGATCCACGTCGATGTCACGAAGTTCGGCAACATTCCTGACGGGGGCGGGCACCGATACGTTGGCCGGCAGCAAGGTCGCCGGAACCGGGCCGCTACCGTCGGGATTGTCAGAGATGCTCGTTATGAACCCCGGCCGGGGAAAGAGTTCGTGCACACCGTGATCGATGACCACTCCCGGGTCGCGTACGCCGAGATCCACGCCGATGAAACCGCCGCCACCGCCGCGGCCGTGCTGCAGCGGGCGGTGTCCTGGTTCGCCGCCCGCGGCGTCACTGTGCAACGAGTGCTCTCCGACAACGGGTCAGCGTACAAGTCGCATCTCTGGCGCGATACCTGCGCGGAACTCGGGATCACACCGAAAAAGACCCGGCCGTACCGGCCCCAAACGAACGGGAAGATCGAACGATTCCACCGCACCCTCGCCGACGGGTGGGCCTACAAACGGTTCTACCCCACCGAAACCGCGCGCCGAAACGCCCTCCCCGCATGGCTCCATGAATACAATCACCACAGACCCCACACCGCCATCGGAAGCCACCCACCCATCAGCCGGTTAACCAACCTCCCTGAGCAGTACAACTAG
- the ribH gene encoding 6,7-dimethyl-8-ribityllumazine synthase yields the protein MSGAGSPSTSSSAGTPLDGSGLKVTIVAGRWHDEITNGLLAGAHRVLAEANVAVTEIRVPGSFELPVVSRAALEAGADAVVALGVIIRGGTPHFEYVSDAATSGLTQVSVLTGKPVGFGVLTLDDEAQGLDRAGLPGSREDKGAEAAEAAVATALALRALRSGHPLAP from the coding sequence ATGAGCGGCGCCGGATCACCCTCCACCTCCTCCTCAGCAGGCACCCCCCTCGACGGCTCCGGACTGAAGGTCACCATCGTGGCCGGCCGCTGGCACGACGAGATCACCAACGGCCTGCTCGCGGGCGCACACCGCGTGCTCGCCGAAGCGAACGTCGCCGTCACCGAGATCCGAGTACCCGGAAGCTTCGAGTTGCCCGTGGTGAGCCGCGCAGCGCTCGAGGCAGGGGCCGACGCCGTTGTGGCGCTCGGCGTGATCATCCGCGGCGGCACGCCCCACTTCGAATACGTGTCGGATGCCGCGACCAGCGGCCTCACTCAGGTCAGCGTGCTGACGGGCAAGCCCGTCGGATTCGGCGTCTTGACCCTCGACGACGAGGCGCAGGGGCTCGATCGCGCCGGACTCCCAGGATCGCGCGAAGACAAGGGCGCCGAGGCGGCAGAGGCGGCGGTTGCCACCGCACTCGCACTGCGCGCGCTTCGGAGCGGGCATCCACTCGCCCCCTGA
- a CDS encoding MFS transporter, with protein sequence MSSPTLTSAPAPVNTRSRVVLASLIGTSIEFYDFYVYATAAVLVFPKLFFPTTDPSVGLLTSFAVFGVAFVARPIGSIIFGHFGDRIGRKKTLVASLLTMGIATVLIGFLPTYGNIGLWAPILLTVLRFAQGLGLGGEWSGAALLATENAPAGKRAIWGTFPQLGAPIGFIIANGVFLWLNLAMSPADFAAWGWRVPFIASAVLVIIGLYVRFRLVETPSFQRVLDAGDVVKLPLARVFKTSWRPLILGTFIMLATYTLFYLMTTFTLTYGTTASSVAQGQATASKAGTTFNATGFVPGLGYNRNDFLIMLIIGVVFFGIFTLVSGPLAERFGRRRTLILTTIGIIVFGLLFVPLFGAGVVGTMALLIIGFTLMGLTFGPMGAVLPELFPANVRYTGSAISYNFASILGAAVAPFIAVALWTATGGSTILVGVYLSIMGAITLVALIISRDTGDVEYETNLT encoded by the coding sequence ATGTCTTCGCCCACTCTCACCTCTGCACCCGCCCCCGTGAACACGCGCTCTCGCGTCGTTCTGGCCAGCCTCATCGGCACTTCGATCGAGTTCTACGACTTCTACGTCTACGCCACCGCCGCGGTGCTGGTGTTCCCGAAGCTGTTCTTTCCCACCACCGACCCGAGCGTGGGCCTGCTCACCTCGTTCGCCGTGTTCGGCGTGGCCTTCGTCGCCCGGCCCATCGGCTCGATCATCTTCGGGCACTTCGGCGACCGCATCGGCCGCAAGAAGACGCTCGTCGCCTCGCTGCTCACCATGGGCATCGCGACCGTGCTCATCGGGTTCTTGCCCACTTACGGCAACATCGGCCTTTGGGCGCCGATTCTGCTGACCGTGCTGCGTTTCGCCCAGGGCCTCGGGCTCGGCGGTGAGTGGAGCGGCGCGGCGTTGCTTGCGACCGAGAACGCTCCGGCCGGCAAGCGCGCCATCTGGGGAACGTTCCCGCAGCTCGGGGCTCCGATCGGCTTCATCATCGCCAACGGCGTCTTTCTCTGGCTGAACCTGGCGATGTCGCCTGCCGACTTCGCCGCGTGGGGCTGGCGTGTGCCGTTCATCGCGAGCGCCGTGCTCGTGATCATCGGTCTGTACGTTCGGTTCCGCCTGGTCGAGACTCCGTCGTTCCAGCGTGTGCTCGACGCCGGCGACGTGGTCAAGCTGCCGCTGGCCCGCGTGTTCAAAACGAGCTGGCGCCCGCTCATCCTGGGCACCTTCATCATGCTCGCGACGTACACCTTGTTCTATCTGATGACCACGTTCACGCTGACCTACGGTACGACGGCATCGTCGGTCGCACAGGGTCAAGCCACGGCCTCGAAAGCCGGCACGACGTTCAACGCCACCGGATTCGTTCCGGGGCTCGGCTATAACCGCAACGACTTCTTGATCATGCTGATCATCGGCGTGGTGTTCTTCGGCATCTTCACCCTGGTCTCGGGCCCGCTGGCCGAGCGCTTCGGGCGCCGTCGCACGCTGATTCTCACCACCATCGGCATCATCGTCTTCGGACTGCTCTTCGTGCCGCTGTTCGGCGCCGGCGTGGTCGGAACCATGGCGCTGCTCATCATCGGGTTCACCCTGATGGGCCTGACGTTCGGTCCCATGGGAGCCGTTCTGCCGGAGCTGTTCCCGGCGAACGTGCGTTACACGGGTTCGGCGATCAGCTACAACTTCGCCTCGATTCTGGGTGCCGCGGTCGCGCCGTTCATCGCCGTCGCCCTCTGGACCGCCACCGGCGGCAGCACGATTCTCGTGGGTGTGTACCTGAGCATCATGGGGGCCATCACCCTCGTCGCGTTGATCATCAGCCGCGACACCGGCGACGTCGAGTACGAGACCAACCTCACCTGA
- a CDS encoding FUSC family protein has protein sequence MNATNWVKGRRMNVAALSPDRYAKLILSSSRIPFLQVVKTGVAAILAWGAGVLLLQGATPLFAVIAAILVVQPSLNQSVGKALERCIGVIIGVVLAYIVGVTVGQSSWAILLAVVLSLFLGWALRLGVTSSVQIPISAMLVLILGSTTPGYAFDRIIETVIGALIGVAVNLLIVPPVALQPVHEGVAALGNEVANILETMARVLSTPSTAADRTGMLVEARLLTPMRAKAAAALAAGEESLRYNPRRSVHRELLERDGQLLAMLTILVTRVAGMARGVVDHYDDDLLAEPIVGEIVSELTRAAHDLRLVILNADLPGTEPDPVTDELPALTAPLSIAVPRSEHWVLLGFLLEDLRRIHEELVTATDEVRAV, from the coding sequence GTGAACGCCACCAACTGGGTCAAGGGGCGACGGATGAACGTGGCCGCCCTGTCTCCTGACCGATACGCAAAGCTCATCCTCTCTTCGTCGCGCATTCCGTTTCTGCAGGTCGTGAAGACGGGTGTCGCGGCCATTCTCGCCTGGGGTGCCGGAGTGCTTCTGCTGCAGGGCGCGACCCCGCTGTTCGCCGTGATCGCGGCGATTCTCGTCGTGCAGCCGAGTCTCAATCAGTCGGTAGGCAAGGCGCTCGAGCGCTGCATCGGCGTGATCATCGGTGTCGTTCTCGCCTACATCGTGGGTGTGACCGTCGGTCAGTCGTCGTGGGCGATTCTGTTGGCCGTCGTGCTGTCGCTGTTTCTGGGCTGGGCGCTGAGGCTCGGCGTGACCTCATCGGTGCAGATTCCGATCAGCGCCATGCTGGTGCTGATTCTCGGATCGACCACGCCTGGCTACGCCTTCGACCGCATCATCGAGACGGTCATCGGCGCACTCATCGGTGTTGCTGTGAACCTGCTGATTGTTCCCCCTGTGGCCCTTCAGCCGGTGCACGAAGGGGTCGCAGCACTCGGAAACGAGGTCGCGAACATCCTCGAGACCATGGCGCGCGTGCTCAGCACGCCGTCGACCGCCGCCGATCGCACCGGCATGCTGGTCGAGGCGAGGCTGCTCACTCCGATGCGCGCGAAGGCTGCGGCGGCGCTCGCCGCGGGCGAGGAGAGCCTGAGATACAACCCCCGCCGCTCGGTGCACCGTGAACTGCTGGAGCGCGACGGGCAGCTGCTGGCCATGCTCACGATTCTCGTCACTCGGGTGGCGGGCATGGCGCGCGGCGTGGTCGACCACTACGACGACGATCTGCTGGCCGAGCCGATTGTGGGCGAGATCGTGTCGGAGCTGACGCGCGCCGCTCATGACCTGCGACTGGTCATCCTGAACGCCGACCTGCCCGGCACTGAACCCGATCCGGTGACGGATGAACTGCCGGCCCTGACCGCGCCGCTGAGCATCGCGGTTCCCCGCTCGGAGCATTGGGTGCTGCTGGGCTTTCTGCTCGAAGATCTGCGCCGCATCCACGAGGAGCTCGTGACGGCCACCGACGAGGTGCGCGCGGTCTGA
- a CDS encoding riboflavin synthase, which yields MFTGIIEEVGEVTALTQSADVIRLSVLAPLAVVGTKHGDSISVNGVCLTVVDQSPEGFTVDVMQQTLDMSTIGSLQPGDRANLERAAMVGDRIGGHIVQGHVDGTSTVLAVSPGEAWSVLRFSLSDDLAPLVVDQGSIAVAGVSLTVSAASHIDVDGGHGHPDASRGTAANDTAETAAPDIAAPGEHWFEVSLIPETLAATTLGSLAVGDVVNIETDILARHVERLLSFRGSSNTPAQSETPAQRTN from the coding sequence ATGTTCACCGGAATCATTGAAGAAGTCGGCGAGGTCACTGCCCTCACGCAGAGCGCCGACGTCATTCGGCTCTCGGTGCTCGCACCCCTGGCGGTCGTCGGCACGAAGCACGGCGACTCCATCTCGGTCAACGGCGTGTGTCTGACCGTGGTCGATCAGTCGCCCGAAGGATTCACCGTCGACGTCATGCAGCAGACCCTCGACATGAGCACGATCGGCTCGCTGCAGCCCGGCGACCGGGCCAATCTCGAGCGCGCGGCGATGGTGGGCGACCGCATCGGCGGACACATCGTGCAGGGCCACGTCGACGGAACCAGTACAGTGCTCGCGGTGAGCCCCGGCGAGGCGTGGAGCGTTCTGCGCTTCAGCCTCAGCGACGACCTCGCGCCGCTCGTCGTCGACCAGGGTTCGATCGCGGTGGCGGGGGTGTCGCTGACGGTATCTGCCGCGAGCCACATCGACGTCGACGGCGGGCACGGGCATCCGGATGCCTCGCGCGGCACCGCGGCGAACGACACTGCCGAGACTGCCGCACCCGACATCGCCGCACCCGGCGAACACTGGTTCGAAGTCTCGCTCATCCCCGAGACCCTCGCCGCGACGACCCTCGGCAGCCTCGCTGTCGGCGACGTCGTCAACATCGAAACCGACATTCTGGCCCGCCACGTCGAACGACTGCTGTCGTTCCGCGGCTCCTCTAACACCCCTGCACAAAGTGAAACCCCTGCACAAAGGACGAACTAA
- the ribA gene encoding GTP cyclohydrolase II produces MALTPMPEVLAALRAGKPVIVADDETRENEGDAILAAELATPEWIAWMVRNTSGFLCAPMTPPRAAALGLPPMVERNEDSLRTAYTITVDASEGVTTGISAADRAHTLRSLADPASTPASFIRPGHVLPVVAVEGGVRRRGGHTEATTDLLTLAGLTPVGVIGEIVLDNGSMARMPDLIALGERDGLPVTTIAALIVWLDAADEAARVPSAAPDAAAASPAATAPSAAALQPSVAPTPAAAAPAETATTAASAAASNPAAAATGAPSALPGIADRVQFQVETVVPTIHGAFRFRAYHDLVTGADHLAVISGTPPTADALVRVHSECLTGEAFGSLKCECGPQLDASLDLIARHGGVVVYLRGQEGRGIGLINKLRAYRLQEDGLDTLDANLALGLAVDSRDYTAAAAILVDLGIESVRLLTNNPDKVSQLEAHGIAVTKREPLIVGHTEANAAYLETKRDRMGHLFPVNAG; encoded by the coding sequence ATGGCCCTCACACCCATGCCCGAGGTACTCGCTGCGCTGCGCGCCGGAAAGCCGGTGATCGTGGCCGACGACGAGACCCGCGAGAACGAGGGCGACGCCATTCTGGCGGCCGAACTCGCCACCCCCGAATGGATCGCCTGGATGGTGCGCAACACCTCCGGCTTTCTCTGCGCCCCCATGACTCCTCCGCGCGCCGCCGCCCTCGGCCTGCCGCCGATGGTCGAGCGCAACGAAGACTCCCTGCGCACGGCGTACACGATCACGGTCGACGCCTCGGAGGGCGTGACCACCGGCATCAGCGCCGCCGACCGGGCGCACACCCTGCGCAGCCTCGCCGACCCGGCCTCGACGCCGGCTAGCTTCATCCGGCCCGGGCACGTGCTGCCCGTCGTCGCCGTCGAAGGCGGGGTGCGGCGCCGTGGAGGCCACACCGAGGCCACCACCGACCTGCTTACTCTCGCCGGCCTCACCCCTGTCGGAGTCATCGGCGAGATCGTGCTCGACAACGGTTCCATGGCCCGGATGCCCGATCTCATCGCTCTGGGCGAGCGTGACGGTCTGCCGGTAACCACTATCGCGGCCTTGATCGTGTGGCTCGATGCCGCTGACGAGGCTGCCCGCGTGCCTTCGGCGGCACCGGACGCTGCCGCAGCCTCCCCCGCCGCCACCGCACCGTCGGCAGCAGCGCTCCAGCCTTCCGTGGCCCCCACCCCCGCCGCTGCCGCACCGGCCGAGACAGCCACCACCGCGGCCTCAGCAGCTGCCAGCAACCCCGCCGCGGCCGCCACCGGCGCCCCCAGTGCGCTGCCGGGCATCGCCGACCGGGTGCAGTTTCAGGTCGAGACCGTCGTGCCGACCATCCACGGCGCCTTTCGCTTTCGCGCCTACCACGACCTCGTCACCGGAGCCGATCACCTCGCGGTGATCTCGGGAACCCCGCCCACCGCCGATGCCCTCGTGCGCGTGCACTCGGAGTGCCTGACCGGGGAGGCCTTCGGATCGCTCAAGTGCGAATGCGGCCCGCAGCTCGACGCCTCGCTCGACCTCATCGCCCGGCACGGCGGCGTCGTCGTGTACCTGCGCGGGCAGGAGGGGCGCGGCATCGGCCTCATCAACAAGCTGCGCGCCTATCGTCTGCAAGAAGACGGCCTCGACACCCTCGATGCGAATCTTGCCCTCGGGCTCGCGGTCGACTCGCGCGATTACACTGCGGCGGCCGCGATACTCGTTGACCTCGGCATCGAGTCCGTGCGCCTGCTCACCAACAACCCCGACAAGGTCAGCCAGCTCGAGGCGCACGGCATCGCCGTCACAAAGCGCGAGCCGCTCATCGTCGGGCACACCGAGGCGAATGCCGCCTACCTCGAGACGAAGCGCGACCGCATGGGGCACCTCTTTCCCGTGAACGCCGGCTGA
- a CDS encoding cytochrome c oxidase assembly protein, producing the protein MAGILALHRRGEHWRLKPTLGFYVLGLGSYAFIEFGFLGAYSQELRFAFTTRIALLLFAVPALLATGKPVELARAALTGRPLRALNRFLDSKLVGIMGNAVFGPVFALVAFSIFLTPVAGTLRASPVAQDAIGLVIPVVGLMMVLPLTELVVARTSLFIAAEFMLAFVELVIDAIPGILLRLNDAILDHAGPITTAVPGWFPSPLRDQQLSGDLLWFIAEIADIPILILLFIRWSKHDRNEAKQIDELSDEEMDALTQAHLKSFGNRSD; encoded by the coding sequence CTGGCGGGCATCCTGGCGCTGCACCGGCGCGGAGAACACTGGCGGCTGAAGCCCACTCTGGGCTTCTACGTGCTCGGCCTGGGTTCGTATGCGTTCATCGAGTTCGGGTTTCTCGGTGCCTACAGCCAAGAGCTGCGCTTCGCGTTCACCACGCGCATCGCGCTGCTGCTCTTCGCTGTGCCCGCGCTGCTCGCGACCGGCAAGCCTGTCGAGCTGGCGCGCGCCGCGCTCACCGGGCGCCCGCTGCGTGCGCTGAACCGCTTTCTCGACTCGAAGCTCGTCGGCATCATGGGCAACGCCGTCTTCGGGCCGGTGTTCGCGCTCGTCGCGTTCTCGATCTTCTTGACGCCCGTCGCCGGCACGCTGCGCGCGTCACCGGTGGCGCAAGACGCGATCGGCCTCGTGATTCCCGTCGTCGGGCTCATGATGGTGCTGCCGCTGACCGAGCTCGTCGTGGCGCGCACCAGTCTGTTCATCGCTGCCGAGTTCATGCTCGCGTTCGTCGAGCTCGTGATCGACGCGATTCCGGGCATCCTGTTGCGGTTGAACGACGCCATTCTCGACCATGCGGGGCCGATCACGACCGCCGTTCCGGGCTGGTTTCCGTCGCCGCTGCGCGACCAGCAGCTGTCGGGCGACCTGCTGTGGTTCATCGCCGAGATCGCCGACATTCCGATTCTGATTCTGCTGTTCATCCGCTGGTCGAAGCACGACCGCAATGAGGCGAAGCAGATCGACGAGCTCAGCGACGAAGAAATGGATGCCCTCACCCAAGCCCACCTGAAATCGTTCGGCAACCGCTCCGACTGA
- a CDS encoding polyprenol monophosphomannose synthase, producing the protein MPGAVVVIPTYNEKETITAIIDRVLASDSNVHILVVDDGSPDGTGRIVDGIAASNDRVNIMHRTEKNGLGTAYVNGFGWALEQGYDYIIEMDADGSHQPEELSRLLLLLDNGANLAIGARWIPGGKTENWPWYRKLISRSGTTYARIMLSSKLHDITSGYRGFSADTLRALDLSKLDSAGYCFQIELAWLVERSGGIVREFPITFVERIEGHSKMTTGIVVEALSKVTTWGVASRLGRIPKSQPLAVK; encoded by the coding sequence TTGCCTGGAGCTGTCGTTGTCATCCCCACCTACAACGAAAAAGAAACCATCACGGCGATCATCGACCGCGTTTTGGCATCCGACTCGAACGTACACATCCTGGTGGTCGACGACGGCTCGCCTGACGGCACGGGCCGCATCGTCGATGGTATCGCCGCGTCGAACGACCGCGTCAACATCATGCACCGCACCGAGAAGAACGGCCTCGGCACCGCGTACGTGAACGGGTTCGGCTGGGCGCTCGAGCAGGGCTACGACTACATCATCGAGATGGATGCCGACGGCTCGCACCAGCCCGAGGAGTTGTCGCGCCTGCTGCTGTTGCTCGACAACGGGGCGAACCTGGCCATCGGCGCGCGCTGGATTCCCGGCGGCAAGACCGAGAACTGGCCGTGGTACCGCAAGCTCATCTCCCGCTCGGGAACCACCTACGCCCGCATCATGCTCTCGTCGAAGCTGCACGACATCACGTCGGGCTACCGCGGATTCAGCGCCGACACCCTGCGCGCCCTCGACCTCTCCAAGCTCGACTCGGCCGGCTACTGCTTCCAGATCGAGCTCGCCTGGCTCGTCGAGCGCTCGGGCGGCATCGTGCGGGAGTTTCCGATCACGTTCGTCGAGCGCATCGAGGGCCACTCCAAGATGACGACGGGCATCGTGGTCGAGGCCCTCTCCAAGGTCACCACCTGGGGCGTTGCTTCCCGCCTCGGCCGCATCCCCAAGTCGCAGCCGCTCGCGGTGAAGTAG
- the ribD gene encoding bifunctional diaminohydroxyphosphoribosylaminopyrimidine deaminase/5-amino-6-(5-phosphoribosylamino)uracil reductase RibD: MQRAIDLSQNGPTWGGNPQVGCVLLSPDGRTLAEGWHRGAGTPHAEVDALSKLTRASGSPEPAAPNTTTRTTTAPQPARGATAVITLEPCNHTGRTGPCAQALIDAGIAEVYFAVADPGAESSGGASALRAAGVRVHQGLLAEQVEQSIHPWLTAMRNRRPYVTLKWASSLDGRTAAADGTSQWVTGPDARSDVHTRRSASDAIVVATGTLEADDPSLTARDRAGALLAHQPVAVVVGRRGIRSGARLHEHPLPVLEYRTRDVHAVLGDLFARGIRSAFVEGGPSLASALLSEGLVDELVIYLAPMLLGGPHKALTDLGIASMRDAQHLDIASIDLLGPDLRIVARPRSRPAAAQNGPPVAARAETPRPATHPTPAPPKEP, encoded by the coding sequence ATGCAGCGCGCCATCGACCTGTCGCAGAACGGTCCCACGTGGGGCGGCAACCCCCAGGTCGGCTGCGTGCTGCTGTCGCCCGACGGCCGAACGCTCGCCGAAGGATGGCACCGCGGCGCCGGCACCCCGCACGCCGAGGTCGATGCGCTGTCGAAGCTGACCCGGGCATCCGGTTCCCCCGAACCCGCCGCCCCAAACACAACCACCAGAACCACCACCGCCCCACAACCCGCTCGCGGCGCCACCGCCGTCATCACTCTCGAACCCTGCAACCACACCGGCCGCACAGGCCCCTGCGCACAAGCCCTCATCGACGCGGGCATCGCCGAGGTGTACTTCGCCGTGGCAGACCCGGGCGCCGAGTCCAGCGGGGGCGCGAGCGCACTCAGAGCCGCCGGCGTGCGGGTGCACCAGGGGCTGCTCGCCGAGCAGGTGGAGCAGAGCATCCACCCCTGGCTCACCGCGATGCGCAACCGCCGCCCCTACGTCACGCTCAAGTGGGCCTCGAGCCTCGACGGCCGCACGGCAGCGGCCGACGGCACGAGTCAGTGGGTCACCGGGCCGGATGCCCGTTCCGACGTGCACACGCGCCGATCCGCCAGCGACGCCATCGTGGTCGCGACCGGCACCCTCGAAGCAGACGATCCCAGCCTGACCGCCCGTGACCGCGCCGGAGCCCTGCTCGCCCACCAGCCGGTTGCGGTGGTGGTGGGGCGACGAGGAATCCGTTCGGGCGCACGCCTGCACGAGCATCCGTTGCCCGTACTCGAGTACCGCACCCGCGACGTGCACGCCGTGCTCGGCGACCTCTTCGCCCGCGGCATACGATCGGCTTTCGTCGAGGGCGGCCCGTCGCTCGCGAGCGCGCTGCTCTCCGAGGGGCTCGTCGACGAGCTCGTCATCTACCTGGCACCGATGCTGCTCGGCGGGCCGCACAAGGCCCTCACCGACCTAGGTATCGCGTCGATGAGGGATGCCCAGCACCTCGACATCGCCTCGATCGACCTGCTCGGCCCCGACCTGCGCATCGTGGCTCGCCCGCGCTCTCGCCCCGCGGCGGCCCAGAACGGCCCGCCCGTGGCCGCCCGAGCTGAAACCCCGCGCCCCGCTACCCACCCGACCCCCGCACCCCCGAAGGAGCCTTGA